The genome window TCATAAATAAAACATCCGGATATTCGCCTTTTTCACGTAGAACACGACGCTGCGCTACGCCAAATCGATGCTGCTCGTCAGTAATAACTAAACCTAGGCGATGATAAATCACTTCGTCCTGAATTAGTGCATGTGTTCCGATTAAAACATCAATTGAGCCATTTTCAAGCATTGCTAGTAATTCTCTGCGTTGCTTTCCTTTCACGCTACTTGTAAGCAAACCAACTGTAATATCAAATGGTTGCAACAGTTCTACTAAAGAATTGGCATGTTGCTCGGCTAAAATTTCAGTTGGAACCATAAGCGCACTTTGGAAGCCACTTTTGGCCGCTGCATACATGGCAATAGACGCTACAACTGTTTTCCCCGAGCCAACGTCTCCTTGTAGTAACCGGTTCATATGAAAATGTGATAACATATCGCCGCAAATTTCATTAACTACACGCTTTTGCGCTTTTGTTAGTGGGAAAGGTAAGGAATCAATGTAATGGCGCAAATCTTCCACGTCATAATTAATCGAAATTCCGCCTGATTTCTCGCGTTCAATTTTACGGAAAAACTGCATTTTCAATTGGAATAACAAGAATTCTTCGTAGACCATTCGGCGCCTAGCTTGTTTCAATTCCTCATTATTTTTAGGAAAATGCAGAATGCGCACTGCTTCTAGGCGATCCATTAATTGGTATTTTTCTAATAGATTGCCTGGAATAACTTCTTCAATATCTTGACTATAACTATCAAAAGCAAGTCTCGTATATTTTTGCATTGTTTTATTGCGTAGCGTTCCTTTTAGACGGTAAACGCCTTCTAGTTCTTCTTCGCTTTCGACAGCGCCTATTTTAATTTTGCTCGCTGTAACTTGGGCGCGGCTCTTGTCCCATTTGCCAGAAATTGTCACTGTTTCGCCAACGCTTATTTTACTTTTTAAATAGGGTTGGTTGAAAAAATCGATTTTGATGACTTGACCTTCAGTTGAGACGCGGAAAGAGAGCTTGGATTTTTTGCGACCGTAGAATGCAACGGTTGCTTCTGTTAGGACTTCGCCTTGAATCGTAATCCGTTCTTCATGCGCCACTTCTGATAAATCCCGCAACCGATAATCCTCATAGCGATACGGAAAGTTCCATAGCAAATCATGCACGGTGGATAAACCTAACTCTTTTAAAGTTTTCGCTGTTTCTTCGCCAATTCCTTTGATTTCAGTTGTCGGGATTCGTTTAAGTTCACTCACGCTTATCTTCTGGCGACAGTCCGAAAATCTTCCGCTGAATTGCACGTCCAGTCGGTGTAGCCGCCAATCCTCCTTCTGCCGTTTCTCTTAAAGAGCTTGGCATTTGTAAGCCTACGCGGTGCATTGCTTCAATTACTTCATCACATGGAATGCGGCTCTTAATACCTGCAAGTGCCATATCTGCTGAAATAATTGCTTGCGAGGAACCAAGAGCATTACGTTTAACACATGGTACTTCCACAAGTCCCGCTACTGGATCACAAACAAGTCCAAGCATATTTTTCATCGTCATTGCCATAGCATGTGCTGATTGTTCGGGAGTTCCGCCGGCTGCTGCTACAATCGCTGCTGAAGCCATCGCACTTGCAGAACCAATTTCCGCCTGACAACCACCTGCTGCCCCACTTATAAAAGCATTATTCGCAACAACATAACCAAAGGCACCTGCTGTGAATAAAAAGTTAACCATATCCTCACGAGTCATTTCCAGACGATCTTTTAAAGAAAAAAGTACACCTGGTACAACTCCGGCACTCCCTGCAGTTGGGGTGGCGCAAATAACTCCCATCGAAGCATTAACTTCATTGGTCGCGATTGCTTTTGCTACAGAATCAAGTAACACTTCACCTGATAAGAAGTTTCCTTTTTTGATATAGTCTTGCATGAGGACAGCATCTCCGCCTGTTAATCCAGTTGTAGAAGTAACACCCGCCTCACCTTCACGAATAGCTTCTTCCATAATATCTAAATTCCGTTCCATCGCAGCCGTTATTTCTTCCCGCGGTAAACCAGAAATATTCATTTCACGCTTAATCATAATTTCAGCAATAGTTAGGTTCTCGCGTTCAGCAATATCTACTAATTCTGCTACAGTTCTAAACATTGTTCACACTCACTTTCTTTACTCTTTACCAACATACCTGATTTACAACTCAAAATAAAGCCAAATGCACGTTTTATTTACGCACATTTGGCTTTACACAAATCGAGCGAAAGCCACCGATTTACTAGAAAACTACTAAATCATGACACTTGCTACTTGATAAATCCCTGATAATTCAGCGATTTTGCTAATTAAAGCTTGTTCAACTTGTTGGTCTACTTCAATGACCATTAACGCTTCGTCGCCTTTTACTTTACGGGACACTTTCATTTGACCGATATTGATTTTATGGTCGGCAATCACGGAAGATACTGCAGCAATCGCGCCAAATTTGTCTTGATGTAAAATAAGGATAGCTGGAGCAGTTCCAGTGAATTCTAGTTCGAATTCGTTTAAGCGAATAATCTCTACTTTGCCTCCACCAATGGATGCACCAATTAATGTCATTTGTTGCATGCCATGTTTTAATACTAACTTTACAGTATTTGGATGAGGCGGCTCTTCCACTTCTTCAATAAACTGAATACGCATGCCCCACTCTTCAGCAAGCTTCGGTGATTCTTTCATACGCGGATCATCTGGCTCAAAACCGAGCAATCCACCAATCAGTGCTACATCTGTACCGTGACCTTTATAGGTTTTGGCAAAAGAACCATATAAATGAATATCTACTTGGGATGGTTGTTCATTAAAAACAGCTCGTGCAATGGCACCAATACGACTAGCACCGGCAGTATGAGAACTTGACGGACCAATCATTACTGGACCAATAATATCAAATACGCTATTAAATTTCACTAAAATCATCCTTTCTTCTATCCATTTAATTAGGCGTCTTTATTCTACAGCAAATATATACGGATAAACTGGTTGGTCACCTTCGTGAATTTCTACTTCGACATCTGGGAATGCTTCTGTTACTTTATCAGCAAGTGTTTCTGCTTTTGTAGTATCTGAATCTTCACCAACAATGATTGTAACGATTTCGCTATCGTCATCAAGTAGTTTTTCTAGTGTTTTGTAAGCGGCTTCTTCTAATGTTGCACAGCTAACTTTGATTTTACCTTCGACCATACCGATGAAGCTGTCTTTTTTGATTTCTACACCTTCTACCGTTGTATCACGAACGGCTGTCGTTACTTGGCCACTTGCTACGTCTTCAATTGCTGCTTTCATTGCTTCTGCATTAGCTAAGAAATCTTGATCTGCTTGGAATGAAAGAACAGCAGTAAGTCCTTGTGGAATTGTTTTTGTAGGGATGATTTGCACTTTATCATCTCCTAGAATTTGCGCTGCTTGTTCCGCAGCCATTTGGATATTTTTATTATTTGGAAGAACAAAAACTTGTTCTGCATTGGCTGATTCAATTGCTTTTACAATATCTTCTGTACTTGGATTCATTGTTTGACCACCTGAAAGAACAACAGATACACCCATGCTCTCAAATAGTTTCTTCAATCCTTCTCCAGCTGAAACAGTAACAATACCATAAGCCGCTTTTTCTTTTGCTGGTGCTTTGTCATCACCAACAATTTCATTATGCTGTTCACGCATATTTTCTACTTTCATTTTAAGTAGACTACCGTATTGTTGGCCGTAGTTTAGCACTTCACCTGGATGTTCCACATGGACATGTACTTTTACTACTTCATCATCCGCAGCTACAAGTAAAGAATCACCAAGTTTACTTAAATCTTGACGGAACTGTTCTTCATCAAAAGGTTTTTGACCTGGTTTGTTTTCATTGATTTTTACGATAATTTCAGTACAGTAACCAAAATGAATATCTTCAGTTGACATAAAGTCTTGCACATGACGATGATGTTCGGCATTGATTAGTTCACCCATAGATGCCATATAATCAGGAGCTTCGGCCATTTTGCCAGTTAGTGCGCCATAAAATCCTTCATAAATAATGATAAGACCTTGACCACCACT of Listeria monocytogenes contains these proteins:
- the recG gene encoding ATP-dependent DNA helicase RecG, whose protein sequence is MSELKRIPTTEIKGIGEETAKTLKELGLSTVHDLLWNFPYRYEDYRLRDLSEVAHEERITIQGEVLTEATVAFYGRKKSKLSFRVSTEGQVIKIDFFNQPYLKSKISVGETVTISGKWDKSRAQVTASKIKIGAVESEEELEGVYRLKGTLRNKTMQKYTRLAFDSYSQDIEEVIPGNLLEKYQLMDRLEAVRILHFPKNNEELKQARRRMVYEEFLLFQLKMQFFRKIEREKSGGISINYDVEDLRHYIDSLPFPLTKAQKRVVNEICGDMLSHFHMNRLLQGDVGSGKTVVASIAMYAAAKSGFQSALMVPTEILAEQHANSLVELLQPFDITVGLLTSSVKGKQRRELLAMLENGSIDVLIGTHALIQDEVIYHRLGLVITDEQHRFGVAQRRVLREKGEYPDVLFMTATPIPRTLAITAFGEMDVSIIDELPAGRKEIETYWVKHQMLDRVIGFMEKEIDKGHQVYIICPLIEESEKLDVQNAIDVFNILQNKWGTKYIPGLMHGKLLPADKEQIMRDFNDKKIDCLVSTTVVEVGVNVPNATMMVIYDADRFGLAQLHQLRGRVGRGADQSYCILIADPKTEVGKERMMIMSETNDGFVVSERDLELRGPGDFFGRKQSGVPEFKVADMVHDYRVLEIARQDAVHMIFEEDMLENKNYEKLVALLEEEGVFTEQKLD
- the sdaAA gene encoding L-serine ammonia-lyase, iron-sulfur-dependent, subunit alpha, which produces MFRTVAELVDIAERENLTIAEIMIKREMNISGLPREEITAAMERNLDIMEEAIREGEAGVTSTTGLTGGDAVLMQDYIKKGNFLSGEVLLDSVAKAIATNEVNASMGVICATPTAGSAGVVPGVLFSLKDRLEMTREDMVNFLFTAGAFGYVVANNAFISGAAGGCQAEIGSASAMASAAIVAAAGGTPEQSAHAMAMTMKNMLGLVCDPVAGLVEVPCVKRNALGSSQAIISADMALAGIKSRIPCDEVIEAMHRVGLQMPSSLRETAEGGLAATPTGRAIQRKIFGLSPEDKRE
- the sdaAB gene encoding L-serine ammonia-lyase, iron-sulfur-dependent subunit beta, translated to MKFNSVFDIIGPVMIGPSSSHTAGASRIGAIARAVFNEQPSQVDIHLYGSFAKTYKGHGTDVALIGGLLGFEPDDPRMKESPKLAEEWGMRIQFIEEVEEPPHPNTVKLVLKHGMQQMTLIGASIGGGKVEIIRLNEFELEFTGTAPAILILHQDKFGAIAAVSSVIADHKINIGQMKVSRKVKGDEALMVIEVDQQVEQALISKIAELSGIYQVASVMI
- a CDS encoding DAK2 domain-containing protein produces the protein MSIYQLDSEKFAAMIALGAENLAKNADFVDSLNVFPVPDGDTGTNMNLSMTSGAEEVAKNDKETISAVGANLAKGLLMGARGNSGVILSQLFRGFSKAIENKETLNAEEFAGAFVKGVETAYKAVMKPVEGTILTVAREAAKAGVAAANEHQDIELVMEAILKQGKVALEKTPDLLPVLKEVGVVDSGGQGLIIIYEGFYGALTGKMAEAPDYMASMGELINAEHHRHVQDFMSTEDIHFGYCTEIIVKINENKPGQKPFDEEQFRQDLSKLGDSLLVAADDEVVKVHVHVEHPGEVLNYGQQYGSLLKMKVENMREQHNEIVGDDKAPAKEKAAYGIVTVSAGEGLKKLFESMGVSVVLSGGQTMNPSTEDIVKAIESANAEQVFVLPNNKNIQMAAEQAAQILGDDKVQIIPTKTIPQGLTAVLSFQADQDFLANAEAMKAAIEDVASGQVTTAVRDTTVEGVEIKKDSFIGMVEGKIKVSCATLEEAAYKTLEKLLDDDSEIVTIIVGEDSDTTKAETLADKVTEAFPDVEVEIHEGDQPVYPYIFAVE